Genomic DNA from Chelonia mydas isolate rCheMyd1 chromosome 6, rCheMyd1.pri.v2, whole genome shotgun sequence:
GGAGTGGTGTTGGTGTTTGGGATGTGATCTCTAATCCCTCCAGCATGAGTATCACACAAGCAGTACTTAAGTATGCACAGCAAAGAGGCTTTTTCTCTTCTTTGCCCTCCCAAATATAGATTACTGTTCATGGCTGGACTCCTGATTTTTCAATTACTCTGAGGGCTTTTCCTGCTAAAGGATTCCAAATTAATTGTATACACTACATAGAAGGACCAATTCACTCACCATTGCAGCATTGTCCCCCTGTGCAGTGTAACACAGCAGCTGATTAACAGCTACACAGCAATATTGTGCGCCAGGCCAGGAAGTCAGGAAACTTGCAGATCTCCCTGAAATTGCAGGAGGCTTTTAGAGATGCAGGTTGCAGTTAGTTTGAAATTTGTCCAGTGTGCTATGGCTAACTCTTGAGAGGTGCCATGGATGTGTTCTGAAGACTTTATTTCCTCTATCAGCTGAGCAGCAGTGAGCTCCAGCATAAACCTAACACACGCACAAAATGTAACTTGTCCCATGGTTAGCTGCATCAAGCTGCAGCACTCCTTAGAGGCCGGGCAGACCACAATGAGTTGCCCTTGCCCCCCAGCACTCTATACATTCTGCCAGTGAAATTCAAGGTCCTGGCCCTTCTCTTTCATGCCTTGCCATCAGCTGTCCTGTCTCTCTGTGTGCCCTGATATATCAGCTGTATCTGACAGTCCCTAGGGGAGATCTCACCAGGTGATCTCAGTGGAGGaccctggccttggaatctgctGTTGCTGGAGATAAGAGTAAGTCCTTGCCAGGGTCTCCTGGCTGGCAGGCACTGAACACAAATGATACCTGCTGTGGAAAGGAACTAGCTGCCCCTGGGCTtctgctcccctttcccccagctgCTTCTAGTGCCATCGTCCAGTTGGAAAAGCAAGTCCATAGCTTTCCCCATCCCTGGTCATCTGGCTGTTCCTGCTACCGCTGGCTCCCTCCATGGCCTTAGGCACCTCTCTTAACCTCTTTGTGGCTCTGCtttctcatctgtacaatgggggtcATGCTGTACTCCTCTCCCTGGGCCAGTGGGGTTCTGTGAGACTACTCCATTAATGTGACTCACTCAACAGCAGAGAGTCCTCTAGCCAGCTTTTGGATGCTCTTTGCATGTCTTGTTCACCGTGtctgtggtgggagggggcagaggagatgcattcctccctgctctgctctaACATAGAGCAAGTACTGAAAGAGTTTCCTTAGAGCTGTAAGTCAGCAAACACCATGCAACAAACAAGGGGAAATCCAAATGGCACATGTCAGAACCCAGGTGCACTGCTGTAACATGTTCCTCAGCCGCACTAGTCCTAAAGGCAGCAAGCTGAGGATAGTAAATGAAGCTGTTCAAAGTGGAGGTTTTGCAGCTGCAGCCTGGCTAAGCCAAAACTGCATATCCCAGGAGTGGCCAAAGAGCAGCCTACGCACTTGTTACAATGCAGCCCACAGCTGCCTTCAGCTCTATGGGAGGTGCAGCTCAGACAGTACAGATATCTGCATGCCTGGCTGGAAGGGCAGGGTCTTCCCTGGCACTGCGATGAACAGACTACTTCCTAAACCTTACTCAAAGGAGCAGCCCTACCTGAGGTGTGTTGGTACTTCCTAGGAGTCTGGAAAGCTCAGCATGGAGGTGGGAAGGCACTTGGATTGGCTGCACGGGGGTGTTAGAAACAGTCACTGCTGGGCTCTGGAAATTTTCCCCTCCAAACCAGAGCAGGGATCTCCCTAGACCAAAGCCCTTCTCCTGAGGCCGCTGTCCGTGGGGAAATTCATGTTGGTCGTAGTCTGCACTGTGAGGAAGGCAACTCCAGCCTCTTCCTGAATTAGAGAGAATGGGAGGACctttaaatatgaaataaaacccttcagcccctctccccacagggaatctcttctcctcttcaccccccccccccccgcccactgtgTTTGGTTTAACCCTTGAGCTACTTTAAATTCTTTCCTGTATGATAACCCAGTGCCCCCTCTAGAGCCTCCTATGTATAGATTTCACTGAGCTTTAGAAACATGAATGAAGTCTCGACCCCTGGCCGAGGAGGACAGTGTAGGTGTCCCCATTTTATTAATGGGAAAACACGGGGCATCCTCCTGTGTCAAGCCGTGGCACAAGAAGTGGGCCTGCTTCAGTGTCCCCTTGGAATCCACCTGTGCAAAGGAATAGTGTGTCTGCAGCACACTGAAATCCTTTTAGTTATGTAAAATGCCACTGTCTGCAGATCCCTCATAATAAAAACAGCTCCTCTCAAACCCCTCAAGGGTTACTCACAGCACCTCTTCAGTCCCATTCCCACATCACTCACCATGACGTGAGTCATTAACTGCTCTGACCCAGCTCCTGTGGCCCCTGTTGGAGGCCTGGAGAGTGGGGGCCTCATACCTTAGCATTCCAAGACCCACATTTATCCCACAAGCCTTCTCCTGGAGTCCCAAGTCAGGCGACAGAACTGCTGGTGGCATTCCACATAGCTACCCCTGCACTGGGATCAACCTCTCCCTTGTTTTGGGCTCAGCTTCTCCTAACCAGGGTAGTTCTTCCTCCTTCTTCACAGAGGCCTCTGCAAGTGCTGTTCTCTAACTCAGCTGGGgttccccagctctggccagtcctcaCAATCAACCTCTTGCTCTTGCCAGTGGCTCTCTGTACTAACTTTGCTttgctctcctctcctctcctgttgCTGCTCTCTGGATCTCCTTTTCCTCTTCAGGAGTCCCACCTGCCCTTCTCAGTCAGTGCACTCAGACCTCTCTCCCTTCTAGGGCCCTGGTGCCACCTTTTAAGTCCAATTTGAGTCAGCTGACTAGACATAGGTGCACTTTTTCCCCTCTTAAAAGGGCTAGTGTCACCCTATAACAGGCAgaaagagggaaagtgacttgcctgggGCCACAGTATCTGAAGAAATCACAACGAGACCCCAGGAGTCCCAATTCCCACTCTCTTACTGTCCCTGCTAAGCCACATGCCCAGAGCTTCTGTAACCTTTCTAGGAGACATGACCCTTCTCTGTACTATGTTATCTGAATTGTTAGGATACATGGGATAGTTTGACTGATCAGTGAGATGAGGACAGGGGAGGGATCATTCACTCCCTTTTCTGTGCCTGAACTGGCCAAAGCAGACCACAAAAATGTGTCAATCAGCTGAGAATCATGGACAGCAAGTGTTGTCCCACCAATGGTATTGCTCCCTATTGCAGCCACAACTAACCATCTGTTTTGCAGCAAACATGGGGGAATGTTTTTGCATGTTAAAAAGCAAGTGGGCTGAGatgagtggggagctgagagcacatgTCTCCTCTTCTCTGTGCTCTTTCTTGCACTCAGCAGGCTGCTTTTAATAGCTCCTCTTGGCTCAAAGACTAACTCAGAGACAAATCAGTAGCTGGTGGAAGCTATGCTAATGAGAGTGGAATGGTGATTACACTGACCTCCAAAACGCTGCTTAATTTTTGCACAGATTTGTTAAGAGTTGCTTTTGCCCTTAACTCTGAAATTCTTACTCTTTCAAGAATCCAAAAGGAAGAATCTTTAGGCTACTGGAACTATTGGCAAAGTGAGAGGTCAAAAGCCTCTTTCCATTCACCACCTTGCAAATGTTAGAAACACAAGATTTTAACTGTGTATAGAAAGACTTGGCAACCTTAATTACATTAAAGTGTACTGTGAGATTTAAATCTATTTCTGGGCTGTTCTCCCCTGGCCTGACACCTTACACTGTCACTTGCACTTCTGCAAAGCGAGTGTAAAACATTTCTCAGTCTGATTTGATGCCctctttgcacaggggtgaatgaCATGCAGAACAGGGGAGAGTTGGCTCCTCTGTGgatattttaatggaaaatccTATTATTGAAACTGGCcttgttcaatatttttattcctaGACAAAATACTTCCCTAAACTGGAAGTAGGAATGTAAGTGTATTAGctattttgggggtggaggacCTTGAAGAGAACTCTGTAACTGTCTCAAATGTTGGGAAGTCAATGTCTTGGTTACCCTTAAAACCCAAACATTAGAGATGCCCAATGAATGTCATCCagtcaccttaactctgacccatcCCTGTGTCCATCCCGTCTCACTTGTGTGTCACGTGGAGACATTTTGGTTAAAGGGGTGTGGAGTTTATAAAGTTGGCAACTTGTACAGTTTCCCTAGGTAGGAGACCAGGAGCCTTGGAGCATGTGGGTTTGGTTTCATAGATATGTCTGTGGTACTCAGTTGGTTAACCCAACATTGCACTGCTGGTGGATAAAACTACCAAACGTTCCCTCTAGCTCATAAGAGGTTCCTAACCTTAGGCACAGTAGCTACATGTCACTGCTGAGCTTCATAGAACAACAACGTTTAAAACACCCTGTACTTGGCGGGAATTGTCCTTAGTGTGGTCCATTTTGACTTACAGATGTACAAATCTGTCTTGTCAATGGCTGCAGTTGGCCATAGAGAAGGCAGGAGTAGTTTGCTGAAGTGATGACAAGACGTGCCATTGCAGCATTTAAACAGAAGTGCGTGGTCAAGTCATGCAGTAAATGAGAGGCAGTTTAGTTCGATAACTTCTCAGAGTCCCTGATGTGATGGAGATGGGGAGTATATGTggctaagggcatgtctactctGCAGTCATGGGGATGATTGCAGcacgtgtagacatacctgagctaggtTTGATCTACCTAGCTCAGGTACCAACAGCAGtaaagccatggcagcatgggcttcagcttgggctgtacaagcctgccAAGGAACGTGGGTACTTACTTGGGCAGCTAGTCCCTGGTGCAgcggcttcactgctattggtacCCAAGCTAGGTAGATTAAAGCATAGCTTGCGTATTTTTACATGTGCTGCATTCACCCCTCCAGCTGGAGTGTAGACGGATCGTAAGACTGGTTCCTGGTTTTcgttgttgtcataaatataaagggaagggtaaacccctttaaaatccctcctggccagaggaaaaatcctcttacctgtaaagggttaagaagctaaaggtaacctcggtggcacctgaccaaaatgaccaatgaggagacaagatactttcaaaagctgggaggagggagaaaaacaaagggtctgtgtctgtctgtatgatgctttggccggggacagaacaggaatggagtcttagaacttagtaagtaatctagctaggtatgtgttaggttatgatttctttaaatggctgagaaaatagctgtgctgaatagaatgaatattcctgtctgtgtgtcttttttgtaacttaaggttttgcctagagggattctctatgttttgaatctaattaccctgtaaggtatctaccatcctgattttacagaggtgattcctttacttctattaaaagtcttcttgtaagaaaactgaatgctttttcattgttctaagatccaagggtttgggtctgtggtcacctatgcaaattggtgaggatttttatcaaaccttccccaggaagtggggtgcaagggttgggaggattttggggggaaagacgtgtccaaactatgtttcccagtaaacccagttagagtttggtggtggcagtagaaatccaagggtaaaataattttgtaccttggggaagttttaacctaagctggtaaaagtaagcttaggaggttttcatgcaggtccccacatctgtaccctagagttcagagtggggaaggaaccttgacagttgtgCTGCAGGCATTGACAcagaggcagagttaaggctgtttggGTGACTTTCTCTTGCAGTTCCAGATTccctgatatatatatttttaagtgtaACCTGAATGTTGAATTTCCAGGCGTTATAACTCTTGTATCTTTTGAGAAAATTACAATGTTTGCTTAAGGGTAAAAGGCCCACTTcctccaaaggtatttaggcacctgcttccattgatttcaatgggaggtaggcagctaaatacctttgaggatttgggtcAGCATCCTTAAGTAATAGATGAATATTTATGAACTGAACTGTACCATAACAAAGGGCTTAGGGTGGGTTTTTTGATGGGTTACTGCCCTAGGTTTTTGAAGTAATGCCCCTGATACTTTGATAGTGGCTTTCTGACTGTGTGATGTAGGGTTAACACAGCAAATTTGAGTCCATTAGCATAGAACAATGGAGTCATGAAGTAAAATGCAGAAACCTCTGTCTTTGCTCAATGCTACAATGGTATCTAGGTATCTTGCTGCACCCTCCCTGTACACCATACTCTGCACTAGGGCCTTTCATTACTCACTACAGTTCAAGGAAACAGGCCTGAGGACTCTGAGCCCAGAATGCTGAACATGTTGCATGAGCAGGAAATGAATGGAACCAATCAGGGAATGGCTCGTTCAGGTCTTCATGGCTCTTGGGCCTGGCTAGTTTGATGCTCCTGGAATGACACCACTCCCTtcagctgcccccagcccttACCAGCTGTCAGTGTAGACTTCACACATCTACAGCTGTAGACTGAACTGTCTCTTGCACTGAGATCCCTGCTTAGAAGCAGTCTGATCTGATCAAGCCACCCATGTGCTTTGAATAGCCATTAAAGAAAATACTTTCCTTGCAATCCTGTATCTGCCTGTTACAGTATCAGCCCAGGGTTAGTCAACCTAATATAGGGAAGAGAGTAGAAGTCTCTCCTAttgcccccccaacacacacacacacacacacacacacacacacagggccacaACATTGCACCAGGGCTGCACTGGACTAATGCACAGAGCTCAGCTCTGCAGTATGGCTGGCTTAGTGTAGCAGGGGAACTTTGTAGCATGAGGAGAGGCCCCTCTCTGTGGGGCTGTTCTTGCTTTCAGCCCTGGGAGGGTCAGTGTTGCTCCTGACACATGAGACCACTATGAGTATCTTTACAGGCTCTCTGCTTATACTCCCACACAtctgtgttggggcaggggaATCTCGGCTGTTGCACAAGACCCTTCACAGCGGTTTCTTACATGGATTACACAGTTCTCTGGTGAAATTAGTTTGCCTCATTCTAGAGTCCACATTACAGAAACGGAGTAATTGGTCACAAATGGAAGTGATCagcagtctctgctccaaagagcccaGAACAAGACTAGCAGGTAGAgttgcagggcaggactgaggtgcactggtagcagtgggccaggagggggaggggaggacagacCAAAATagccagggatgctgcaggtcaggactgaggagcatcagctgagctgtggggggaggcttGCACAGCCACTTCTGCCAGTGAGACCTGGTGAGGGGGCTATTGCCAGCTGCATCACTCCCCAGTTACTTGTCTGGCTGTTCTAACGCGGGGCCTGTGTCCTGTTCCAGCTGgacgaggaagaggagaggaggaaaagacGCCGTGAGAAAAACAAAGTAGCAGCAGCTCGATGTCGCAACAAGAAGAAGGAAAGGACAGAGTTCCTGCAGCGGGTGAGTACCCCATTCCCTTTCCCCAGCAGGCTTGGTACAGCCTCCTTCTCCAGCTATGCTTCACTGCAGTATGCACCCCTCAGTCCTCCCCACCTGGAGAGGAAAAGGTGAAATGTACGCCCACTCCCAAGGCTATTAAAGGCTCTTCAGCAGTCAACCAGCAGGGGCTGTTCATTCTGCTGACTCTCATTTCTCGCCCAACTGCAAGGTTCAAAGAGTTCCCTCTTCCAGTCACCACCTCTCCCTGCATCTGGGAGCCCAGCAGCTGCCCACAGATCCTGAGGCCTGATGCCTGGCAGATATAGTCTCTCATTTGGTAGTTGTATGGGAGGACATAGGGCCACTCTCCCATTTTTTCCCAGCTGGTCCTGCAGGGTAAATGGACCATGGCCTCATGTGTCTGTTACCAGCTAGAGCAGGTAGCTAGCTAAACCCACTCCTCTAGTATGGGGTGTGCTGGGGCAGGAAGGCATCTGACGCACTTAGCTCTGGTGTGTGAGCTGAATTCTGTGTCCTAGCACTGTGTGCAGCCCTTCACATAGTGCACATCTCACCCAAATAACCACAAGGGGCCACAAGCCCAAACAGTGCAACACAAACAGGTGCCAAGAAGATGCATGGTGAGCACCAGGATAGACTCTAGAGACTTGTCAGCCCCTGACATGTGGTAGTGGAATGCCCACGGTCTGGCCACTTCTCCCAAAGCCTGGAGATTCCTAGTGTGTACACTAAAGGCCCATGAAACTCTCTCCCAGATGATTCCCGTACAGTACACACGTGTACTCTTCCTCCTACAGTGCCTGGTGCCACCCCAAAGATCTCACACACACGCTATTGCACTCCTGCCCCCTCAGCAGGGATGCACCCCACATTCCCACACAGTCATGTGCAGTGAGGGGCACCTCTTGGACGTGGGGCTCCTTGCACGGAACACTAGGatctttttaaagcaaattcTCTCAATAAGACAAGCCGGTAAAGTCTGAACCATAAAAAGATCAGAAATCCTGGTTGCTTCTCTTCTCCCTGAGAAGCTGAGTCTCCCTTAGGTACTGGTTCCTCTTTTCTTCAGGGCAGAAAAATACTTCTAGCGCAAAACATCTTTTCTGTAGTATTCAGTTCAGTTTTATTAGATTGCATAGGACGTGTCTTTTGTGAACACGAGAAAAACATACACAATCTAAAACAGCAACATCCATATAATACATTCAGATGTCATTCAGAACTCTCTTCTTCGGCATAGTGATAAAAGGGCAAAAATTGACACTGATTTAATTACTACTGGGGATTGAGAAAATACCAAAAACCATTGTCCTTTGAGGTCGTgataaagaattattttttaatgcaaaaaaggTATATCCCAGCGTGTTCTCAGAAGCTGGGATATTCTACAGGCCAAAAGAAAATGAGGTAGATCTTCCAACACTCTAGATTTACAAGGGCAAATCTGAAGATGTGAAGGAACTTTTCTATGTCTATCTTTCAGGTCAGCAGTTTCTGTGGTTTGGAATCTTCGCCGAGTATATACCTTACGTAAATGCAGATTTCACAACACTTTCAAATATGGTTCAAAACCATGGGCCGTCTTCAGAGTAGAAAAATCAAAGGGCCAATATAGAATCATGAATCATAGCCAGATCTTCTTGTTGAGGAATATCTATCACGCTGTTTGAGTAGTTGATTGAAAGGTACTGACAATAAGCAAGTAGTAAAAAAACTCAATTTAGCTATACTCAGTTGGAGGGTATCACAGCAGGGAAATAAGGAGTACACAGGTTGTTCCTCCATCTCCTGAAGGCAAAGACAGAGCAATCTATAATCTGGAAGAGTACAATTCTTAGACCAAAATTTAAGAAAGCAGTACAAGCTCTGCTGCTTACAGAAAACACCCATCTCAGCATGTAAAAATGAGACAGGGAGGATTAAGTCTCctcaaaaaagttatttttaactaTCTCTAAGGCCAGAGTTTTCTGTAGTGACTGATGGGGACACGACTTCTGAGTAACTCAGCTGCACAAACTAAGACCTGATATGATTTACACCTGTTAACTATCTCAAAAGCATTGTTGTAGATTTAAGCCATTCCCCCAAGACGGGTGTGTATACCCAATAAAGGTGTGTGCACCTTGGACATGTGAACAGTGCCGATTAATCTTCATCCTACTGGAAACACCAGTCCACTTCGCTTCGCTCATTGGACACTAACCAGGACAAAACATTTAGTAAATGTGTGGTAGGGAACAGTCTTGCTCTGGGTCTCAGGGGATGGCCAGGAGGGAAAGTCCTATTTGATCCCAGCACTAGATTCTACTCACCAATAGGAATAAAATCTGGTCAGAAGACTTTCATGTGGCTCCCTGTGCTGCATGGCCATCAGTTTCACACTGGGCTGCTGAGCAATATCAAGCAGGGGTAGTTTGCAAACAGACCTTCGATTGGTCGAGGGCAGTTTCTCTCTGTGTATTGTGCATGCAGGAGAGGGAGATTCAATGCTGGGCACTGGGTACCGTAGAGCAAGTTGTTCTTTCCCCACACCTATGAGCAGACAGATTAAAGCTGTGTCTGTGTTTTTGGCCCTGCCAGGAGTCAGAGCGTCTGGAGCTCATGAATGCTGAGCTGAAAGCCCAGATAGAGGAGCTGAAGCAGGAGAGGCAGCAGCTGATTCTAATGCTAAACAGACACCGTCCCACTTGCATTGTGCGGACAGACAGCATCAAGACACCGGAGAGTGAAGCCAACCCACTGCTTGAACAACTAGAGAAAAAGTGAAGGTAGCACTGGCCAGGACAAGGAGGAGACAACAAATTGGGGTCTCCAAAAATGTCGCCTATGTACTGTATGAAGAACTGTGCACCAAGGCCTTGTCCAGCCAGAATCCAGTGGGCTTTCTTGGGGATTACAGGCCAACCAAATAAGGGAAAGGAGAAGATCAAGAACCTGCCATTCACCCCACTCTGAGGCTGAACCTGGGATGGGTCTAGCAGCTGTGGTGAGGGCAACCACTTGCAATACCTCTTCGTGGCCCTTCAGCCAGCTCACCAGCCCCAGGGATCAAGCAAGCAGCCTGCTGCAGGGCGTCCTGAAGCTGGATCACATTGAGatatggggaggggaagctgcaaCTTCCTCTCTTCCCACACCTACTGGTATGCACCTGGCTGGGAGTGAAGGCTTGATCCAGGAGAAATGAACATGTGTGGGAGATGGATGGCAGGCAGAGACATGCTGGCTGTATCTCCCAGGTCTGTCCTATCTCCGTCCCTCTGGATCCTGCCACTGCTCCTTGCGCACACTCCGGAATGGAATCCGAAACAAAGAATTGCAAACACTTGACACAAGCCCTGCCTTGCGGCTGGGCCTGTCCATGGCACTGTGGCGCAGGCGCCCCACAAGCACACTCAGTATAATGTTTACAGCCCAGCTGTCCCTGTTGGCCGTGCTTTTGAATGCACATTtttacacttttttatattttttacaaaGTTTTTATACAGCTGTCTCTATATGGATTTATATAATCACTAGATGTGATCCCATAGAAATGTATGTTATAATGGTCCGTTTGTTACAAATGCATATGCCACAGTTATCTCATTGTGTTACTTGTTAGGTAGCGTCTGGCTCCTTTTCCCTCGGCATGCTGGGAAAGGGGCCCATACAGCCCTCCACAATGGCTCCACTACCATCTCCATCCATGTACGTTCTTCGTAATATGCAGTCCTGTATCTCGCAGTAAATGTTACTTTGACTTATTCCCCCGCCTCCTTTGCTTTGTCTGGATTGTGTCCTGGTGTCACTGGGCTGGGGACCGACTCTGGTCAGCCCTTTGCACCAGCTTTCCCCCATACAGTTCTGGCTGGCGGATACTGGCTGAGGGGGGCTAGTTCCTGCACCATGATAATGGGTGTATGCATTAGTAGTGGTGGCATAAGCCCAAAAGTGGCTTACTCCTTGGATGAGCAGGAGGCAAATGCCTAGATATAAGGTGGTGTAACTCAGGCTCACATACACGTGGGGTGTAACTTACCCAAGGCAAGCAGGTGTGAGTTACAGAGGCCATCTCATTCTGAGCCCTCCTCTGAGTTTCTCCACTCCTGTCCCCGGGCTGTGAGGTGCACAGAAGCATAGGTGACCATCTTTGGGGAGGTGAAGTGGGCAGGCATCATGTGCACATGGAAGAAGGTGATGTGAGACTTCTCTGAGCCTGTTCCAGGGTCGTTAGCATGCCTTTCTACCATTCTACCTTTCGTCCCTGCCAGCCATAGGATGAGCTcaagcccctctccagcctctGTACATGCTGCTGTGGAGGGTGAAGGGATAAAGGTCAAACCATGACTCCCCTATTTCCAGTGGGCAGGTGGGTCCCCCAGCTCAGGTCTTACTGGTATAAAAATCACTCTAACAACAAGGCTAGTAACTCTGTCCACATGTGTTTGGGTCAGAGACTCCAATACAAGTGTCCTTCACAGCGCACCATTGAGAAACGGGGCCCAAACCCAACACATTGTCCCTGCTCCAAGCAGCCATAGATAACAGTGGGGAAAATATCTGCCCTTAGTCTATGCCAGATCCATGAGGAGAAAATTGCTAGGAGTTCAGTGCAGATGCACTATTAGGGCTACCCTGGTTCCTAGCATCCATTCACCCTCCATTCTGGAGAGCTGAAGTGGGCAGAGGGGAAACAAGGCTGACTTAAACTCAATCATTAAAGGGGGAAAGCTTTGAATGAATGTGGCTGTGCAAGAAGTCAGTCCTGCCAGGGAGCACCCTCCAGCAGCAGGCCGCCGCATGATAGGCAcatctgtctcagtttcccctcttagGTAACCCTAGGGCTCTAGGTCAGCCTCTCTTGCTTCAACAACACCCCTCCTAGGAGCGTTTGTTACAAAATATAGTGCAAGTGAACCCATAACAAAAATCCCacaccagcctctctgctgggagtgcATCCTTACCATTATCTGGTGTTTCCTGCCACATCTAGACTCCTTGCTGGTCCTCTTCCATCCTTCTGCCAGGACAGTCACCCCAGCCCTTGCAGCTGGAGTGCAACACTTCTTCCCAGCAGGAACCTGCACAGACTTTCTGCTAGGAGGTCATCTTTACCAGGGAGCATCCTTCACCCCATGTGGTCCTCTCATATTCCCTTGGGTCCAGCTCTCCTGTATGGAGACATCAGTGGGTAAACCCATccgctgctcccctgccttcagccctcacCAGGGCCTTTGGCTCCAGCTCTGTGGCTTAGACCCAGCTAGTATCTCCCCCTACTACTCCTCCTGCCATCAGCTCCCTGACCCTGGCTTGGGGAAGTCACACAGTAAAGCCCTCTGGCTGCTCTCCTGCCACCAGTCTCCCCCCCGAGAACCAGCTTCTGTTTCCTTGCAGGATTTCTCCAGTTCCTGGTAGCTCTCCTCAGCTGCCCTTCTCCTGATTGAACCAGTCTGCTGTGACTCACTGGGACTCTTCTGCTCACTGGGTCTTTCTTCCATTGGGTCTCTCCCAGCaggttccctctccctgctgcctcccccccccagtgaCTTCTGCCAGTCACTCCAGGGAACTTCCTGCTTAGGGTTGCCAGacatccggttttcgactggaatgcctggtcaaaaagggactctggcagctccTGTTGGCACTGCTGACCAgcctgttaaaagtctggtcagcaacacagcaggggcctggggctaaggcaggctccctatctgccctggctccgtgctgctcctggaagcagctgccaggtccctgcggcccctaggtaTTGGGTCGGCCAGGGACTgggaggctctgtgcactgcccccactccGAGTAccagttctgcagcttccattggccgggaaccatgaccagtgggagctgtgggggatggtgcctgcaggcaggaaagtcatgcagagccacctggccacgcctctgcctagagGCCACAGGGACCTAATGGCCGCTTCCTCGGACCCGTGGTAAGCGCCACCGAGACACCGCATGCCCCTGGcgccccaaatccctggcccagcctggagcccccatcCGCACTCTAAA
This window encodes:
- the JDP2 gene encoding jun dimerization protein 2 isoform X3, with the translated sequence MMPGQIPDPSLTAGALPGLGPLSGLPGTTLTVEELKYADIRNIGAMISPLHFLEVKLGKRPQPVKSELDEEEERRKRRREKNKVAAARCRNKKKERTEFLQRESERLELMNAELKAQIEELKQERQQLILMLNRHRPTCIVRTDSIKTPESEANPLLEQLEKK
- the JDP2 gene encoding jun dimerization protein 2 isoform X2, with the translated sequence MIWNQKEKKNEDEKQEAACPAMMPGQIPDPSLTAGALPGLGPLSGLPGTTLTVEELKYADIRNIGAMISPLHFLEVKLGKRPQPVKSELDEEEERRKRRREKNKVAAARCRNKKKERTEFLQRESERLELMNAELKAQIEELKQERQQLILMLNRHRPTCIVRTDSIKTPESEANPLLEQLEKK
- the JDP2 gene encoding jun dimerization protein 2 isoform X1, giving the protein MWKGAQEGQKISAKEQEAACPAMMPGQIPDPSLTAGALPGLGPLSGLPGTTLTVEELKYADIRNIGAMISPLHFLEVKLGKRPQPVKSELDEEEERRKRRREKNKVAAARCRNKKKERTEFLQRESERLELMNAELKAQIEELKQERQQLILMLNRHRPTCIVRTDSIKTPESEANPLLEQLEKK